CCGCTGTCGCTGACCCGGGTCGCCGACCTGCTGGCCGTGCTGGGCGCGCCGTCGCCGGCCCGGTCGCGCATCGGCCGCTCCGGCACGGTGTTCAAGACCAGCCCGTCCGGCGGCGGGCGGCACCCGGTCGAGCTGTACGCGCACGTGCGCGACGTGGAGGTGCTGGCACCCGGCTGGTACCACTACGACGGGCTGGCGCACGCCCTGGAGCCGCTGGGCGTGGCCTGGGACCAGGACGAGATGGCGCGCGCGGCGGGCGACCAGGACTGGGTGGGGCGGGCACCGCTGGTGATCGCCTACACCGGCGTGCTCGAACGGACGAGTTGGCGATATGACACCGCCCGCGCGTACCGCGTTGTGCAAATGGATGTGGGCCATCTGTCCCAAACCGCATATCTGGTTGCTACGGCTATGGGTTTTGGTATCGGCTTCACCGCAGCATTGCGGGATGAGCTCCTCGAAGAAGCTCTCCGGTGTGATGCTTATCACGAAGCTGTACTCGGCATGAGCGCTGTGGGTCCATTACCCGAATGAGCGCAATAGCGGATCGCATTGAGCCGTGCGGGGGACTTCTATCGAACCTGCCCCACGAACGCTCGGTAACGGCTTAAGCTCCCCGCTGCCCCCGTAGCCCAATCGGAAGAGGCAGGCTCCTTAAAAGAGTCACAGTACGGGTTCGAATCCCGTCGGGGGCACGTCCGGCGCCGCTCGGGGTTTCACCCGTCTGCCGCGTGGGCAGGGCGGACGCACGCGGCGGGGGACCCCGGACCGGAGTCCCCCCGGCGCGTCAGGACAGCTCCCGCACCCAGGCCGTGACGACGTCGTCGAGCACGGCCAGCGGCAGCGGGCCGCCTCCCAGCAGCAGGTCGTGGAAGGCCCGGACGTCGAACCGCCCGCCCAGCGCGCCCTCGGCCGCGGCCCGGAGCCGCTGGATCTCCAGCCTGCCCACCATGTACGACAGCGCCTGCGCGGGCGCGGCGATGTACCGGTCGACCTCGTTCTCGACCTCCACCCGCGCCATCGGCGTGTGCTCCAGCAGGTAGTCCACGGCCCGCTGCCTGCTCCAGCCGTGCGCGTGCAGCCCGGTGTCGACCACGAGCCGCCCGGCGCGCATCGAGTCCAGCGCGAGCATGCCCAGCCGCGCCACGTCCGAGGAGTACAGGCCCATCTCGTCGGCCAGCCGCTCGGTGTAGAGGCCCCAGCCCTCGGTGTAGGCGTTGACCACCGCGAACCGGCGCAGCGCGGGCAGCTCGGTCAGCTGCTGGGCGAGGCAGAACTGGAAGTGGTGCCCCGGCACCGCCTCGTGGAAGGCGGTCGCCTCGGCCTGGTAGCGGAACCGCTCCTCGACGCGGTGGGTGTTGGCGAAGTACGTGCCGGGCCGCGCGCCGTCCAGCGACGGCGGCGCGTAGAACGCCATGGGCTGGCCGGGCGCGTCGGCCTCGGGCACCGGCTCGACCCGGCAGACCTGGCCGGGCAGCCGCCCGAACCACCGGGGCGCGGCACCCTCGGCGCGGGCCACGGCCTCGCGGGCGGCGCCCAGCAGCTCCTCGGCCGAGCCCCAGCGCAGTTCCGGGTCGGTGCGCATCCGCCGGAACACCTCGGCCACGTCGCCGGTGCCGAACACCCGCTCCCCGACCTCGGCGTACTCCTCGGCCAGCGCGGCGACCAGGTCCAGGCCGGTCCGGTGCAGCTCCTCGGGGGTGCGGGAGGTCGTGGTGTGGAAGCGGGTCAGCGCCGCGTACACCTCCTCGCCGCCGGGCAGCAGGCCGACCCCCACCCGGTCCTCCGGGCGGCCCGCCAGGCTCGCCAGGACGTCCCGGTAGGCGGCGACCGCGGGCCGCACGACCGAGGCCAGCAGCCGGTCGCGCCGCGCGGTGAACGCCTCGCCCCCCTGCGGCCGGGCCAGCGGGTCCTCGGCGGCGCCCAGGTAGCGGTCCAGGTGGGCCACGGCGTTGTCCACCAGGTGCCGCACGGGGGTGCGGCCCGCCGCCGCGCCCTCCAGGTGCCGCTCGGCGACGGTGCGCAGGTAGGTCGGGATCGCGGCCAGCCGGTCCAGGTACGCCTGCTCGGAGTCCGGCCCGGACGGCACGGTCATCGGCAGGACGGTCAGCGCCTCGCTCGCGGGCGCCACGTACAGGTCGGTGACGGTGTACTCGACCTGGCGGGCGTCGAGCCAGTCCACCAGCGCCCCGGCCTGCTGCACGACCACCGCCCTGGTCACCGGGTCGTCGTCGGCGGGCAGGGCGCGCGCCCGTTCGGCGATGTCGAGCGCCAGGGCCCGCTGCGATTCCTCGGCCGCGCGGGAGTGGTCGGCGAGCAGGTGGTCGTAACCGGTGACACCCACGACCGTGGCGCCGACCGGTGAGTTGCGGAAGATCAGGTCCAGCAGTTCGTCGGCCAACTCGGCGGTCGTCGCCATCCATGCCCCCGGGGGTTCGTAGTCGGACACATGGTACTTAGCCTAAGAAACGATTTATACCGCTTCCAAATAGGTCAGCACGGCCAGCACGCGCCGGTTGTCGTCCTCGGACAACGGCAGGTCCAACTTGCCGAAGATGTTCGCGATGTGTTTGCCGATCGCTTTCTCGGTGACGAACAGCCGCGCGGCGATCGCGGCGTTGGAACGGCCCTCCGCCATCAGGGCCAGCACTTCCCGCTCGCGCGGCGTCAGGGTGCCCAGGGACCGGTCGCGCGCACCGCGCGCGAGCAGCTGGGTGACCACCTCCGGGTCCATCGCGGTGCCGCCCGAGGCCACCCGCCGGACCGCGTCCACGAACCGCCGCACGTCCGACACCCGGTCCTTGAGCAGGTACCCCACGCCGCCCGCCCGGTCGGACAGCAGCTCCCGCGCGTACAGCTGCTCGACGTACTGCGACAGCACCAGCACCGGCAGGCCCGGCACGCGCCGGCGCGCCGTGATCGCGGCCCGCAGCCCCTCGTCGGTGAACGTCGGCGGCAGCCGCACGTCGACCACCGCCACGTCCGGGCGGTGGGCGACGAGGGCGTCGAGCAGCGCGGGACCGGAGTCGACCGCCTCCACGACGTCGAAGTCGTGGGCCCGCAGCAGCCGGATCAGGCCGTCCCGGAGGAGGACGAGGTCTTCACCGAGGACAACGCGCACGGCAGCTCCATGGTCACGATGGTCGGCCCGCCCACCGGGCTCGCGACGCCGAGTGTGCCGTCGAACGCGCCCAGCCTGCGCTCGACCCCGAGCAGCCCGCCGCCCTCGGTGGGCACCGCGCCGCCGCGCCCGTCGTCGCCGATCATCAGGGCCAGCCGGCCGCCCTCGTGCCGCACCCGCACCCACGCGCCGGTCGCGCCGCTGTGCTTGGCCACGTTGGTCAGCGCCTCGGCCACCGCGAAGTAGGCGGCCGACTCCACCGGCGGCTCCGGCCGACCGGCCAGCTCCAGGTCGACCGACACCGGCAGCGGGTGGGCCAGCGCCAGCGCCCGCAGCGCGCCGTCCAGGCCCCGGTCGGCCAGCACCGGCGGGTGGATGCCGCGCACCAGGCCGCGCAGCTCGGCCAGCGCCAGCGACGACGACTCGCGCGCCTCGGCCAGCAGCTCCCGGGCCGCCTCCGGGTCGCGCGCCATCAGCTCCTCGGCCATGCCCAGGCTCATCCCGAGCGAGACCAGCCTGGCCTGCGCCCCGTCGTGCAGGTCGCGCTCGATGCGCCGCAGCTCGGCGGCCCGCGCGTCGACCGCGTCGGCCCGCGAGTCGGCCAGCTCCCGGACGCGGTCGGTCAGCGCGGCGCGGGCGCCGGGCGCGAGCAGCCACCGCGCGACCCGCGCGTGCAGGTGCTCGACGCGGTCGGTGGCCCACCAGGCGAGCACCAGGTAGGCGACGCCGAGCAGCGGCGCGAGCACCACGTTCCCGGGGGTGTCGGCGTCGATCAGGCTGTACTCGACCTCCCGGGCGCCGTTCAGCCACAGCAGCGGTGCGGCGAACCCGAACGCGCCGCCCAGCCACAGCGCGAGCGGCAGCACCCCGCACAGCGTCCCGACCACGGCGTTGACCGGCAGGAACGCCAGGTCCCGCCACGTCGCCGGGTCGGTGGCGACGGTGCGCACGCGGGTCATCGGGCCGCGGTTGGCGGGCCGCCGGTAGGGCGACGGGATGCCGGTGCCCAGCACGCCCGCCGCCCAGCCGCGGTGGTGCCCGGTGTAGCGGCGGGCCAGGGCGGTGGACAGCAGCAGCAGCGGCACGCCGACCGTCACCAGGACCAGCGGGTAGGTGACCAGTTGCAGCGGCACCAGCGCCAGGCCCAGCAGGGACAGCGGCACCCTGGCCAACGCCAGCGAGGCCCGGGTCAACCGCGCGCGCACCTCGCGCACCAGGTCGTGATCGGTCATGGTCGGGGATTCTCCCGGTCCGCCCCACCGGAGTCGGTGGGCTTAACCCCCCGATCAGTCGTTCACCGCGGCCGGCATCCGCCGCAGCTGCTCCAGCAGGCCGGGGTCCTGGAGCTGCATCCACTGGATCACCTCGGTGTAGGTGGCGCACACCGTCTCCGGCCGCGCGCACACCTCGCGCATGAAGTCCTCCACGGCACCGCTGAACGCGCCGCCCGCCCAGTCGTTGAAGTGGTTGCCCACCACCACCGGCGCCCGGTTGCCGTTGAGCGCCGCCTGGTAGACCGAGCGGTAGGTGTCCAGCACGACCTGCCTGAAGTCCGCGGCCCGCGCGGGCTCCTCCTTGGCGCCGTTCAGCGCGTACCAGAGGTTGTAGTCCATCATCACGACCTGCTTGCCCAGGGCGGGCACGCGCACCTCGGGCATGGGGAACTCCCACAGCCCGTCGCGCACCGACGGCCACACCACGCCCAGGCTCACCTGGCTGGTGTCGTAGACCAGGCCGTGCTGCCGCATGGCCGGGAACGCCTGGCCCCAGTCGCCCTCCAGGCACGGGGTGCGCCCGCCGCGCACGGCCGCCGGGTCGAGCCGGAACCCCTGCTGCCGGGCCCGCTCCACGATCGCGAAGAACTGGTCCAGCTCGCGGTCCCACTGCTCGGTGGTCCACCGGCCCACGCTCGGCTCGTCGCCCTCGCAGTAGTGGCCGTTGTAGTGGGTGCCGACCTCGTGGCCGGCGGCGATGGCGTCGTTGAGGTAGCCGATCCGCAGCGCCACGTCCGCGGCCGAGCCGCCGAAGCCGATCGACGAGTAGCCGGGCCGGTGGCCCGGCCCGGTGTAGCTGCCCGCGCTGCTGTCGGGGATCAGGTACACGCCCGACAGCAGGCCGGTGACGTGCGCGCGGACCTCTCGGGCCAGCGGCATGACCCGGTCCCAGTGCGGCTTGGAGGCGGCGCCGTCGAAGGAGAAGAGCACGAACTGCGGCGGTTTCTCACCGGGGAGCACCCGGCGCATCCAGGCGGGCGGGTTCGCCGGCTGCGGCACGGTCGGCGGCGGTGCGGTGCTGCTGCCGGTGGTGGAGCGCGGCGCCATCGGCAGCGGGGCGGCCAGGTCGCCCGGGTCGCGGGTCGGCCCGGGGTCCCGGGCACCCATGACGGCCAGGACCGCCAGGGTCAGTGCCAACGCCACGCCCGTGCCCGCCCAACCCCATCGCTTCACACAACCAAGGACGACCGGGTGCGGCCGCGGGTTGCCCCCGCGCCGCCCGCCCGCCTGTGCGTTGCCCGCCCGCGCACTGCCCGCCCGCGCGCCACCGGGTCGCGCGCCACCCGCCTTCGCGCCACCGGGCGGTGATGTCCTCGAACGACGGGTCGGGTCACGCCACCGGGGTCGCGGTGACCACCTGGTTCTCCTCGTAGCCGGTGGCGCCGCCGACCCAGCGCCCGCCGCAGGTCACCAGCACCAGGCGGTGGCCGCCGCGCGGCCCGAACAGCTCCACGGCGCGGCCCGGCAGGGCGTCCTTGCGCACCGCCTCGACCGCGCTCACCCGGTAGGCGAACGACTTGCCCGCGGTGTCGACCACGGTCACGTCCTGGCCGACCCGCGCCCGCCACAGCTCGTCGAACGGGCCGGTGACGCCCTTCCAGTTCACGTGCCCGGCCAGCACCGTCGCACCCTCGGCCGCGCCGAGGTCCACGCCCCACCAGGTCGCCTCGCCGACGCCCTCGGGCACCGGCAGCACGCCGTCGGTGCCGACCTCCGCGCGGACCAGCGTGGCCAGGCCGCCCTGCGGCAGCCGGACCGTGCCGGGCTGCTGCCGAGGCGGCGGCGCGGGTTCGGCGGGCGGTGTCGCGGTGGTGGTGGGCGCGGTCGGCGAGGCGGGCGCGTTCGCCCCGGCGGGCATCCCGGCCGGGGGGCGCCCGTCCCGCGCGCTGTCGCCCAGCGGGTTCGGCACGACCGCGTCCGCCGGTGCCGGCGCCCCGGCCAGCACCACCCGCTCACCACCGGTCACGACGAGCGCGGCGGAGGCGAGCAGGGCCGCCACCGCCGCGCCGGTCAGCAGTGCCTTCACGACCGCGCGGTCGCCCTCCGCCGGGCCACCACGCCGAGCAGCGCCGCACCGACCAGGACCACGCCGCCGAAGCCGACGAGCGCGCCCGTGCGCAGCTCGGTGGTGTACGCGGCCCTGGCGACCACGCCCGAGCCCTCCGAGCCGGCCGGGATGGTGATGGGCACCACCGGTTTGTTCGGCTTGTTGGACATCGCCAGCACCAGCGTCTGCCCGGGCTCGACCCGGCCGCACGCCTTCGGCGGCGCGTTCGGGTCGAAGCTCTCCTCGTAGCCCTTGGCGGCGGCGACCTCGATCACGCAGACCTCCTGCGGCGTGCGCAGGTCCGGCACGGTGGCCAGGCCGTCGGCGCCGGTCTGGAGCACCACCGGCAGGCCCTCGGGCCCGGTCAGCGCGGTGTCGTCCTGCCGCTTGGCGGGCGACGTGCCGTCCGCCGCGGTGACCTTGAGGGTGGTGCCGGCGATGGCCTTGCCGGTCTCCGCGTCGGTCTTGCCGACCTGCACGATCCCCGGCGGCGTCTTCGCGGTGGTCGACGCGTTGGCGGTCAGCTCCTCCACGCCGCCGGTGGTGACGATGCGCTGCATGTCGTTGTTGTTCTGCGGCACGCGCACCTTCGGCCGCTGGGCCGGGCTCGCCAGCTTCACCGTGAACGACGGGTTCGGGCCGGTCGGCACGACCCGCACGCCCAGCGCCTTGCCGTCGCCCGGGGTGGTCAGCTGCTTGGTGGTCGAGCCGTCCGCGAGCGTGGCGTCGGTCAGCTCCACGGTGAACGGCGCGTTGGTGACCTGCCCGCCGCCGCTCCTGGTGACCTCCACCACCCAGGTGTCGGCGGTGCCGATGAGCTGCTGCTCCTTCGGCGCGGTCACCCTCGTGGCCCACGGGCCCCGGTTGGCCTCGGCGTCCGCCTTGAGCCGGTCCACGGCCTGCTGCGCGGCCGGGCTCTTGCGGCCGAGCGCGTCGTAGTGGAACTGCGAGTTGTAGGCGATGTGCCGGAAGTCGCTGTTCGGGTCGAGGCTCACGCCGCGGTCCGGGTCCGGGTAGGCGGTCCAGGTGTGCAGCAGGTGGGCCAGCGCGGCGGCCTCGTCGCCGGACTGGGTGTTGCCGTAGCGCAGGAGCAGGTAGGAGATGTTCGCCGCGGCCTCCTCGGACAGCGGCGCGCCGCCCTTGGACAGCAGCTCCGCCCCGTCGGTGTAGGGCTGGCCGCTGTCGGGCGCGAGCAGCGAGTACTGCACGCACCAGACCCGCTGCTTGTCGGCGCCCCACTCGTAGGAGCCGAGCCAGTCGGTGTTACCCGGTTTGCCCCGGTAGCCCTGGGCGTCGACGGCGATCCCGAGGCCCTCGATGACCTCGGCGTTCGCCACGGCGGGCATGGCGAGCGCGGCTAAACCGGCCGCCAACGCCACGCCGGCGAGTCGTTTCAACATGGTTGTCCGCAACCCCTCTGGTGGCGCGTCTGCACGAGCTGCCGCAGGCAGCCTTTCGGGTGTTGGATCACGTCGGCAAGCCTCCAGCGGGGTGGAAACCCCACTACGCTCCGCAGGCGGGTCGTGGAATGCGCGTCGACGGCCCGGGTAAAGTCACTTTTACCCGACGGGAACGAATCGACTCGTGTGGTCGTTGGACCCCGTGACGGCGTAAGAACGCCACAGGAGGACGAGGTGCGTACCAGCAGCAACCCCGCGTTCCGCAACCTGCCAACAGGGGGCGGTCACGGCAACTACGCAGGCTTCGGTCAGCCGTACCAGGCGCAGCCGTACGGCGGCTACCAGGGCGCGCCGCCGACCACCGGCGAGCGGCCCATCACCATCGACGACGTGGTCACCAAGACCGCGATCACGCTCGGCGTCACCCTGGTCACCGGCCTGATCTCCGCCTGGCTCGTGCTCACCAACGCCGTCAGCCCGATGGCGCTGGTCGTGCCCGGCATGATCGTGGGCCTGGTCGTCTCGCTGATCATCATCTTCAAGCGCACCCCGAGCGCGCCGCTGGTGCTGACCTACGCGGCGGCGGAAGGTCTCTTCCTCGGCGGCATCACCGGCGTGTTCGAGGCGTTCTTCCCGGGCATCGCCTGGCAGGCCATCCTCGGCACGTTCGGCGTGTTCGCGGCGATGCTCGTGGTCTACAAGACCGGTGCGATCCGCGTCACCCCGCGCCTGACCAAGTGGATCATCGGCGCGACCGTCGGCGTGCTCGTGCTGATGCTCGCCAACCTGGTCATGGGCCTGTTCGGCGTGAACCTGGGCCTGCGCGACGGCAGCCCGCTGGCGATCGTGTTCAGCCTGGTCGTCATCGGCATCGCGGCGTTCAGCTTCCTGCTGGACTTCGAGGCGGCCAACGAGATGATCCGCTCGGGCGTCCCGGCCAAGTGGGCCTGGTGGGCCGCGTTCGGCCTGATGACCACCCTGGTCTGGCTGTACCTGGAGATCCTGCGCCTGCTGTCCTACCTGCAGAGCAGCGACTGACCCGCGGCACGCGAACGAGAAGGGGCGCCCCGGAACCTCCGGGGCGCCCCTTTTTCCGCTTTTCCCACGCGCGTGTCCTCCACTCGGGCACCGCGTGTCCTCCGCTCGGGCACCGCGTGTCCTCCGCTCGGACACCGCGTGTCCTCCGCCGGAGGTCAGCTCAGGCGCTCGATCACCATCGCCATGCCCTGGCCGCCGCCCACGCACATGGTCTCCAGCCCGAACTGCTTGTCGTGGAACTGGAGCGAGTTGATCAGCGTCGTGGTGATCCGCGCCCCGGTCATGCCGAACGGGTGCCCCACCGCGATCGCGCCGCCGTTGACGTTGAGCCGGTCCAGGTCGATGCCCAGGTCGCGGTACGAGGGGATGACCTGCGCGGCGAACGCCTCGTTGATCTCGACCAGGTCGATGTCGCCGATCGACATCCCGGCCAGCGCCAGCGCGCGCCTGGACGCCTCGACCGGCCCGAGCCCCATGATCTCGGGGGACAGGCCGGACACGCCGGTGGACACGATGCGGGCCAGCGGCGTGATGCCCAGCTCCTCCGCCTTCGTGTCGCTCATGATCACCAGGGCCGCCGCGCCGTCGTTCAGCGGGCAGCAGTTGCCCGCGGTCACCCGGCCGTCCGGCCGGAACACCGGCTTGAGCCCGGAGACGCCCTCCAGGGTGACCCCGGCGCGCGGGCCGTCGTCGGCCGACACCACGGTGCCGTCCGGCAGCGTCACCGGCGTGATCTCCCGGGCCCAGAAGCCGTCGGCGATGGCCTTCTCGGCGAGGTTCTGCGACCGCACGCCGAACTCGTCCATCTCCTCCCGCGTCACGCCCTTGGCCAGCGCCAGGTTCTCCGCGGTCTGCCCCATGGCGACGTAGACGTCGGGCAGCGCGCCCGAGGTCCGCGGGTCGACCCACTCCGCCGCGCCCGACTGCGCCACCGCCGCCGTGCGCGCCTCGGCCTCGGCGAACAGCGGGTTGTGGGTGTCGGGCCACGAGTCCGAGGAGCCGCGCGCGAAGCTGGACACCGTCTCCACGCCGGCGCTGATGAACACGTCGCCCTCGCCGGCCTTGATGGCGTGCAGCGCCATCCGGGTCGTCTGGAGGCTCGACGCGCAGTACCGGGTCACGGTCGTGCCCGGCAGCTCGTCGTACCCGGCCAGCACGGCCACCACGCGCGCCATGTTGAAGCCCTGCTCGCCGCCGGGCAGGCCGCAGCCGAGCATGAGGTCGTCGATCTCGCGCGGGTCGAGCTGCGGCACCTTCGCCAGCGCCGCCTTGAGGACCTGCACGGTCAGGTCGTCGGCGCGCACGTCCTTGAGCGATCCCTTGCCCGCCCGGCCGATGGGCGACCGGGCGGCGGAGACGATCACGGCTTCCGGCATTACGGAACTCCTTTGTTTCGCCGCAACGTGTGACGTGCAGCCTAGTTAACGCTTGTTCAGCGCGGCCACCACTCGTGACGCAGGACGCCGCACAGCGGCGCCAGCAGGATCGAGGTCGCCGCCTCGTACCCCACCGCGCTCGGGTGGAACCGGTCGCGGCTGAAGTAGTCGGCCCGCCGGGTGAACTCGGGCGCCAGCACCTCGCCCATGGCCACCGCCGTGCCGCCCGCCCGCTCCACCTCCACCCGCTGCGCCCGCGCCAGCCGCGACGACCAGCCGCGTGCCACCGACCGCAGCGGCTCGGCGATCGGCCGCACCGTGCCCAGGTCCGGGCACGTGCCCACGACCACGCCCACCCCCGCCGCGCGCAGCCGCCGCACCTGCGCGCCCAGCAGCGCCGCCGACGCCGCGACCGACGTCCGGGTGGTCACGTCGTTCGCGCCGACGATCACCAGCGCCACGTCCGGCGGATCGGCCACCACCCGGTCCACCTGCGCGGGCAGGTCCCGCGTGGTCGACCCGGACACCGCGTGCGTCTCCAGCCGCACCGCCCGCCCGGTCTCGTCGGCCAGCCCGCGCGCCAGCAGCACCCCCGGCAGCTGGTCGGGCTCGTCCACGCCCAGGCCGGCGGCCAGTGAGTCGCCGAGCACCGCGAACCGCAGCGGCGCACCCGCCGCCGTCCCTCCTCCCGCCCCCACGCCTGTTCCCGCCCTCGCGCCCGATCCCGCACCGAGCCCCAGCCCCACGCCCGATCCCGCGCCCGCGCCTGATCCCGCGCCCGCGCCTGATCCCGCGCCCGCGCCTGATCCCGCGCCCGCGCCTGATCCCGCGCCCGCGCCTGATCCCGCGCCCGCGCCTGATCCCGCGCCCGCGCCTGATCCCGCGCCCGCGCCTGATCCCGCGCCCGCGCCTGATCCCGCGCCTGATCCCGTCCCCAGCCCCACCCCCGACTCCGGCTCGAAAACCCCGTCGGCCCGGGGTGGCGGCGCCGCCGGTACCCCGATCACCACCCGCGCCCGCCGCGACTGCTCGGTGAACAGCCCGTACGCCACACCCGTCAGACCGCCCAGCACCCCCGCCGCCGCGACCAGCCACCTCCTGTACCCCCGCATCCGCACCCACCCCTTCCTCGCCGTCCCATCGTCCACGCGGACGGGCGGGGTGCACGCGATATACCCTCAGCGGGTCATCCCAAGAAGTGGAAGGGCCGTCGTGGAGTACGTCGAGAGCGTCGTCGACCTGGTCGGCAACACGCCACTGGTGAAGTTGAACGCGGTCGCCGAAGGGCTCCGGCCTCTCGTCCTGGCCAAGGTGGAGTACCTCAACCCCGGCGGCAGCGTGAAGGACCGCATCGCGCTGCGCATGGTCGAGGCGGCCGAGCGCAGCGGCGCGCTCAAGCCCGGCGGCACCATCGTCGAACCCACGTCGGGCAACACCGGCGTCGGTCTCGCGCTCGTGGCCCAGCGGAAGGGCTACAAGTGCGTCTTCGTCTGCCCCGACAAGGTGTCGGTGGACAAGCGCAACGTGCTCAAGGCGTACGGCGCCGAGGTCGTGGTGTGCCCGACCGCCGTGCCGCCGGAGCACCCCGACTCCTACTACAACGTCTCCGACCGGCTGGTCGCCGAGATCCCCGGCGCCTGGAAGCCCAACCAGTACGCCAACCCGGAGAACCCGGCGAGCCACTACCACGGCACCGGCCCCGAGCTGTGGCGGCAGACGGAGGGCCGGATCACGCACTTCGTCGCGGGTGTCGGCACCGGCGGCACCATCTCCGGCACCGGCCGCTACCTCAAGGAGGTCTCCGGGGGCCGGGTGAAGGTGATCGGCGCCGACCCCGAGGGCTCGGTCTACTCCGGCGGCACCGGCCGGCCGTACCTGGTCGAGGGCGTGGGCGAGGACTTCTGGCCCGCCGCCTACGACCGGGACATCTGCGACGAGATCATCGCGGTCTCCGACGCGGACTCCTTCGAGCTGACCCGGCGGCTGGCCCGCGAGGAGGGCCTGCTGGTCGGCGGGTCGTGCGGGATGGCCGTCGCGGCGGCGCTGCGGGTGGCCGAGCAGGCCGGCCCCGACGACGTCGTGGTGGTGCTGCTGCCCGACGGCGGCCGCGGCTACCTGTCCAGCGTGTTCAACGACAAGTGGATGGCGCAGTACGGCTTCCTGTCGCCCGACACGGCCGGCGCGACCGTCGGCGACGTGCTGCGGCGCAAGGACGGCACCATGCCCGACCTCGTGCACGGCCACCCCAACGAGACCGTCGCCGAGGCCGTGGCGATCATGCGCGAGTACGGCGTGTCCCAGATGCCCGTGGTCAACGCCGAGCCGCCGGTGATGGCCGCCGAGGTCGCCGGCGCGGTCAACGAGCGGGACCTGCTCGACGCGCTGTTCACCGGGAAGGCCCAGCTCGCGGACCCGCTGGAGAAGCACATGTCGCCCAAGCTGCCGACCATCGGCGCGGGCGAGTCGGTCGGCTCCGCCATGCAGGCTCTGT
This portion of the Saccharothrix syringae genome encodes:
- a CDS encoding acetyl-CoA C-acetyltransferase, whose amino-acid sequence is MPEAVIVSAARSPIGRAGKGSLKDVRADDLTVQVLKAALAKVPQLDPREIDDLMLGCGLPGGEQGFNMARVVAVLAGYDELPGTTVTRYCASSLQTTRMALHAIKAGEGDVFISAGVETVSSFARGSSDSWPDTHNPLFAEAEARTAAVAQSGAAEWVDPRTSGALPDVYVAMGQTAENLALAKGVTREEMDEFGVRSQNLAEKAIADGFWAREITPVTLPDGTVVSADDGPRAGVTLEGVSGLKPVFRPDGRVTAGNCCPLNDGAAALVIMSDTKAEELGITPLARIVSTGVSGLSPEIMGLGPVEASRRALALAGMSIGDIDLVEINEAFAAQVIPSYRDLGIDLDRLNVNGGAIAVGHPFGMTGARITTTLINSLQFHDKQFGLETMCVGGGQGMAMVIERLS
- a CDS encoding SGNH/GDSL hydrolase family protein yields the protein MRGYRRWLVAAAGVLGGLTGVAYGLFTEQSRRARVVIGVPAAPPPRADGVFEPESGVGLGTGSGAGSGAGAGSGAGAGSGAGAGSGAGAGSGAGAGSGAGAGSGAGAGSGAGAGSGAGAGSGVGLGLGAGSGARAGTGVGAGGGTAAGAPLRFAVLGDSLAAGLGVDEPDQLPGVLLARGLADETGRAVRLETHAVSGSTTRDLPAQVDRVVADPPDVALVIVGANDVTTRTSVAASAALLGAQVRRLRAAGVGVVVGTCPDLGTVRPIAEPLRSVARGWSSRLARAQRVEVERAGGTAVAMGEVLAPEFTRRADYFSRDRFHPSAVGYEAATSILLAPLCGVLRHEWWPR
- a CDS encoding cystathionine beta-synthase is translated as MEYVESVVDLVGNTPLVKLNAVAEGLRPLVLAKVEYLNPGGSVKDRIALRMVEAAERSGALKPGGTIVEPTSGNTGVGLALVAQRKGYKCVFVCPDKVSVDKRNVLKAYGAEVVVCPTAVPPEHPDSYYNVSDRLVAEIPGAWKPNQYANPENPASHYHGTGPELWRQTEGRITHFVAGVGTGGTISGTGRYLKEVSGGRVKVIGADPEGSVYSGGTGRPYLVEGVGEDFWPAAYDRDICDEIIAVSDADSFELTRRLAREEGLLVGGSCGMAVAAALRVAEQAGPDDVVVVLLPDGGRGYLSSVFNDKWMAQYGFLSPDTAGATVGDVLRRKDGTMPDLVHGHPNETVAEAVAIMREYGVSQMPVVNAEPPVMAAEVAGAVNERDLLDALFTGKAQLADPLEKHMSPKLPTIGAGESVGSAMQALSSADGALVLDDGKPAGVVTRQDILGFLAGR